AGCTAAAACCTCCTGAAATGAAACCAGAATATGCTGTTCAGAAACCAACATCTCCTGCCACTGAAGCTGCTTGGTTTCCTTCTCTGCCCTCAGTAGTAAATGACTCTGGagcaaggaagaaaaatgaagagagtaTCACAAAAGCTGTAAATTCAAAGAGAGCCCGCACCCCTTTAAAAAATCTTCTTGTAGAAAACACAGAGAAAGGAGGAACTAAAGTTGAAGATCTTAAAGCAACAGCAAAAGACGATGTTAAATCAGAAGGCACATTGGTGATGAAGACGAAAGCAGAAACAAAGGCTCCTGAATTGGAATCTGACAAAGTTCGTTCATCAAAATTCAAGCTAGACTCTTCAGCAACAATTACTGCTAGTACAGGTATCATTTCCCCGCCAAAGCTGTTTGGCAATAAGAAAGACAAGCGGAAGAACAGGGGACTACATTCTTGGATGTATGTATGTTGCTCATCTATCAATTAGTGTCAAGTAaagatgctctctctctctctctctctgtcttgtGCATTTTTATCTTTGAGGGAGGTGTTGGTATGTTTTTAGCAAGCTTTGGACATCCTGATGAAAGGCAGTGATACTAGTAATAAAGTCTGTAGAAAATTGTGTATGTTGAGAGTATAGTAGGCCTTCAGAATGTTGTCTGTAATGTTTGTTAGACTTGGTGGGGGAGATTGTGAAACTCCAACGTTTTTGTGTTATGTTTGTTTCAAGTTCGTGGCATGTTAATGCATGAGAGGATAGTGCTAGACAGACAGTTTAACGTGGTTTAGACTATTCGGCCTACACGCACGAAGGGTGCGTGGTGCTTCTTCATTTTATTCAACTCAAATGGAAGGAGTGCATGTACGCAAGACAAGGTGATGCCGCAGGGTAAAGCAGTGAAAGGAACTGTAATGCCAAGAATGCGCTAGAAAGTATGTTCAATGCCATTGCCCTCGCATAAGGAATGTCTGTAGATTGATGAAATGAACTTGCATTGTAATGAATCCTCAATGAAGCTATTAGCGCCAAGAAAGCAGTGCCAGTTAAGAGCTTTGCTTATTCTATCCTGCATGTTTCGACGATGCAAAAAATACCGTTAGTGAAGACTGCAGCATTACTGGTACTATATTTTTGTCGGTGATGATAAACAATCAGTGTAACCaccatttcatttttacatcaATGATCAACAAGCTTTGTCTCCTAagagacatccgataaaatttgAAGCATCAACCTTCTTAGAATACGTTGTGAACAGAAGCCCATTCTGCTGGTTTGGGATTGAGTGTGGAACTTCACCTTTCCATTTGGTTCTTTAGCAGGCTTTGATTGTAGATTCATCACCCATATCTAGATTTCCACACAACAAACCACCTTTTCATCTGGTTCAGTAGCAACCATTGATTCTGGATGAGTTACTCCTATCTAAGCTTTCTCACGAAGGATCCTTTGGCAATGATTATTAAAAGAGACAGGACTGAAGATATGGGCATTTGACTTCTCAAGTTCTCTGTCGTATCCTAGCCCGGAAACTAATTTTGAAACTCTGTCATTGCTCATAGTTGGCGAACTCGCAGATCCAAGTTGCGAGTCACCCGAGTCTGCTTGTATTATCAATCGTCAGCCAATCCGAGTTCAAGAGTTTGTTCACTATGGTTTGCTTACATAGAGTAGTGGTCCGTTCGTAGATTCAGTACTAAGTCTACTCATCCCACATAACTTGGAGTcttggagaaagaaaaatgaacgcATGCAGAAGGGCTTTGTTCGAATTTGCTTAGCTTGGGAATCTCGTGGCAATATTCGTCAAATAATTTTGTTCACCATGCAGTTTATTTAAGGGCATTCCAAGATTCCATGCAACGTGTAACCCGAGCCCAGTCAAATGAGTTAACTTGGCTGGCTAGGTGACTTGTTCCTCAACCTGATCTAGAAAACAGCAAAACTAGGTGCTATCAAGACTCAGCTGAGTCATCGGATGGCCAGGCCAAGTAGTCCGAGCTTTGACAGAGTCGGAGGCGGGTTTAATCGTCTGACCTAGTCACATAGATATGATCTAATctgcaaattacaaaaacataCTTGTAAAGGATGATACCAAGACTATATGTTACATCAAATTTCGTTTAAGTGTAgtacccacacacacatatattaaTTACTATAATTGTAGTAAATATATTACtaaaatttgtaatttgtatcatatatatgcatatacattatTTTACATGTTACGTACAAGTATACCAGCCTTATAATTTTGATTAAATTATACcttcatttaataaaaaaacacttttgtacatcagaaaaaaattgaaattaacaAAAACCAGGCCATATGACTGAGTTGATCTGGCAAGTCATAGTCAAATCACTTGGAATCAATTCCTGAGTCACTAGGTTTTAAATCCTTAGGTTCCTCAACAGTTTCAAGGAAAAGAAGTCCCTTTGCAATACTAGGATCCGTGAATGAAGGAGGCATGGCAACACCAAAGTGATCTGTAAATTCTCAATCGACCATGTTTTATTAGGTTAGGTTGTCTGATCTTGTCAGTATCATAGTTACTGAGATAAATAACTGCCTTGGACCAGCTTTAGATATACTGTTCAATGGGGTTGTTGTAAACTTTAGTTCTCTTGAAGTACCATTTTTTGAGCAATTCGAAATATTTTATTAGATTATTTGCTCTTAGCACATCCCAGGGTTAATTGCTTGCTGCTGAGAAATATATCTGCCCTGCACCAGCTTAGGGTAGTTTGTACGTTCAATGGGGTTGTGGTAATCTATGGTGGCATTGAATTTTGCTCTTGGTAGATCAGTTTTGAGCAATTTCAAATGATCGACCGGTGAAGGGAGAGGCATTATTGTCGGTCATGGGTCATCAAACAGGAAACAGGAGAAAGAAATACATTTGGTAGTGTATGAAAAACTTTTCACTGTATTTGAACAAGCCATGAAATATGCAACTTCAGAAAAGAgtagtttaaaacttaaaagtccTTGATGAATTTCTTTAACCTCTTTCAACTTAGAGCCAATTTGGACAGCTCCCCAGCGCCAGGTGAGTTTcctgacatttttttttggcagaatTGGGATGTTGCTGGTGTGATGTGATGTCTGATGTGTTATCAGAAACTTCTTTTTGAAGGGGAAGATGATGAAGCAAGTGGGTAGGGATCACATTATTTTGATTCATAACAAGGAAGGTTCATATCATATTTCAGATTTCAGAACAATTTGTTCTGTGGAATGGCGCTTTTAAATGGATCTCCATAGTGATGGTTTGATGATGAAAGGAATCCTTTGTAGGATGGTTTCGTTGAGATGGAATGCTTTTTAAAAGTCCAAACGAAGGGGAGTCTATGGAAGAGCAAGATTCTTTTCTGGTTCTGGTTATTTGTGCTTAACTAAATGTATCCTTTCTGCTCTGCCTTATTATTAGATATTGAATGGTAAGTGTTCTTATCAATTTTTAAGGGGCTTGAAGGTTTGTTCTGTAACTTCCTTTGAGAAGACACAGAGTTAGCTCGTAAACCTCATTATTATCTTGGAAGACTCTCTCTTCTCCAGTTGGAAGAAGGAGAATTCACAAAATCGAAGATGCTAATGGGATTTCATCAGACTTGTGTCATGTTCCGATGATCCAACGAGTTTCTATCAACAAAGGTTGTTTGCTTGCTTCTCCTGGCTCCTGATAGGCCCGTGCCCGTATGAGCGAGGCGGAGATCGGATACGATAGAGATTATCGGACCCGAACGGCCGAACCCGTTGACCGGCGCCCCTCGCCTTCTTAGTTCTTCCCCTTGTTGGGCTGCGAATCCAGCGGAGGGaatgagaaagggagagagggagatggcGATCTCTAGCTTCCTCCCGCTTCTGACAGTGGCACTCGTCTTGACTGCAGGTACCTTCAGTTGATTCATTGATTACTTcgttccttttcttctttctctgccATGGTTTTGTTGCGGAAAACGAGATCTGATCTCCACTTTCTCATGCCCTGTGATCCCAGTCAGGGGAACTTTCGCGTGGCATTGGTTTTTCTCCCTCTTATTTGAGAATGGTTCCGCCGATTTCCCCCATGATAAGCTGTTTTAATACGATTTCGCATTATGGAAACCATGTAATGGTTACTCGCttggaaaatgatgaaaaaaccTAAACTTGTATCTCCTTGGAAAATCATGTTTAGCTATTACAAATCCTATGCTGTTCGGTTCCTCTTGTATGGAAGGTGTTCATTCTCGTCTGGTTTTTATCCTCCCTTTTATTGTCTTGATCTGTGCAGTTGTTGCTAAGAAATCTGGTGATGTGACGGAACTTCAGATCGGAGTAAAGGTAGCGACCTTTCgcttctctttttcataatttctgcttttctttgttctgaATTCGACTTTGTGTTGTGCTTGTTCTAACTAACCTATGAGAAGACCGAGTTCAAACGCCTATTTCTTAATTTTCCTGTTGTTGTTCATAATGCTGTCTTCTTTGTCAGTCTGCGGTTAGCGCCTTAGTGGTGGTTGTTTGGTACTCGTTGAATCTCAAGCTGCTTCACTCCACAAGCTAAACAAGCGATAAGAGTGAAACCTGGAGTCGTCTTTGATCAAAGCATTACTCGTTTTGTAGAGATTagttgtttttgcttttctgaTCATGCATGTCGTCATGAAACAACGTGAAAAGACTTACGTCTGTGCTGGAGATTGATTCCGGCTTTGTTTTGTTAATGAGTTGCCTGCCTGCCTGTGATCGGTGTTGTCTCCTCTTCAAGGTGTGGTAATGCTAATCCTCCTTACTACAATTGGTCGTCGTGAAACACACACCGTTTAATTGCTAAGATATATGTTAACGGGTGGTGGTTTGCGAATGGAATTTGTTGAAATGTGAAGCTAATAAATTGTTTGTAGAACGTACTGCCTGTTCAATGTTGcaacaaaaatgtgaaaatattaACTATATGGCATTCTGCTTTGTCTAGCCCTGCTGTTTACCTATCTAGTTTCTAGTCTTGTACTTTCACCATGCTGATGATCTTTCTCCCGTGTCATTCATCGCAGCATAAGCCAGAGACTTGTGATATCCAGGCTCACAAAGGTGACAAAATCAAAGTCCATTATCGGGTAAATGCATCTATTTCTTATGACCTTCTTCTTGTACACTAAAAGTTATTACAGGTGCTTTTGGTAAATTTCCGTGCTTGGATTTATGCTTCATAGTTTCTGTGGATGATATCATTTGATTTATGCCCCCGGGATGGAAAACTTTGTTTCCTGAACTTATGTTAAACTGTCTTCCATGAGTCTCGTGTACATCAAGTTCCTTCTTCTTAATTCCACTGCTTTAGTTCTGTTGAGGGGCTAGTATAAACCTTTTTAACACTGATGGGAGTTATGTGATAACTCTTCCTCTATGTGTGATTCTTAATAAATTGCCACTTAAAATAATGTACATTGAGGTTGCTTGATTTGTAcatttcctctccctcttttaTATGCCAACATCGTTCATCCTTTGTCTGAGGTTGGTGTCTAATGGCTGTGCCTTTTCCATCTTTTAATCTCCTATTGAGTGGAAACGTCAAAGCTTGTTTTGTCTTGATTGTTCTTAAAAACTGATCGGCAAATATGGTTTGGGTGGGCATCCTTCCTCATCTGCTTttgatttcttaaattttatcGTGGAAGGATTATAGAGGTTAATGTGTGTACCACTTGTGCGGTTAAGTTTGAGTACCATTGATTATTTCTCTTCAATGTGAAAATGTCTTGTGTTGCAGGGTTCTCTTACTGATGGAAGTGTATTTGATTCTAGCTATGAAAGAGGTGATCCAATTGAGTTTGAACTTGGAAGCGGTCAAGTGATTAAAGGTCTGTGATAATCCCTATTTGTTAGATGATttgtaataaattaaattttgtttGGTAGTGCTGCTAAAGTTCTAGAATTCATTTTATGGGCATTCTGGGGTTGATTTGGGTGGGGAAGTCTCTGGGAACATGTCTCATCTCTGAGGcctctctttgtcttttgcATTTCGCCAGattctgttttttccttttcatgagcAATCTCCTACCAACTGTTATACAAATAATCTGTGATTGGCTGCAGGATGGGACCAGGGTTTGCTTGGGATGTGTgtgggagagaaaagaaagttaaaaataCCTTCCAAACTTGGTTATGGAGCTCAGGGATCGCCACCTAAGATTCCTGGTAAGTGCAATAATCTATACTTTTTAGTTCCTGAACATTTATATTCTCGatatctctttcttctttttggttaagTTTTCCAAAGAAGATGATGGATATCTCTTGGTCTTAGTAAAAGATATTACTATGCTTCAGTTTTCTTTATCCCGATTCTTAAACCAGAATATATTAATATACATTCACCTAAAAGGTTAAAACTATGGTATTTGTGCAATGGCAGACGATTTGCAATGTATTGCTGATTCAGTATAGATTACTGTGCCGCATCTTTATGCATCGGTGCTTTGAATGGTTCATTCGTTCATTACACGTGGTGCTGTTTCCATATTGAGTCTTTCTGGTTGGTATTTTCAGGTGGAGCTACCTTGATTTTTGATACTGAGCTTGTTGCTGTCAATGGGAAGGGCTCAAGCCAAGGGACTAGCGATAACGAGTTATAGTGGTGCTGAAAATTGGTTAAATGCCATCACTTGTGCTTCTGTACTTTAGATGAAATTAGTAGGCTTTCGTTGCTGCACTGCCTCTATCCTCCATCATTCTGGGCTGTGCTAGGATATGACATTGAATTTGGCGGGTGGAAGCCAAGTAGGCCTTTtgattttatcaaaaattttcttCCTGAACATTAGAATTTTGAAAACCGAAACAACTTATTGCAGAAATGTCTTGCTGAGGTATCTCTACGCTTTTATATGTAGGCTGACAATTCAAAGTTCTTATTCACTAAAGTTTACGCTTGGGCAATTTAGGTCGATACATTCCTATGCTTCCTTGTAAATCTTTTACGGTTCTCTTGTTATATCGGTGGATCTGTGTCATGCTTTAGGTGATGTGATAAAAATCTTCACTTCATCTTAGGTTGGACTTAAAGATCCAcacttgaaattttcattttattctttctgtcaggaaaaaaaaaaaaaaaactgatctaAAAAGGTTTGATCTTATAGATGTCAAATCCTAAGGAATTTCAGATGGCAATGCAACGCCCTTTAAATTTTCGGAACGAGATCAAATTAACCAAACGCTAAGAAATTTTTGTGTTAGACGTAACATGGATCGTACTTTGTGTTTGTGGTGCTACCGTCGTAGAATCTGTAGACTggcaaatataaaaattatgatGACTTTCCTTGAGTATTTGGTGAAACCTTATCGTACATCTTCCAAATATCACATGTTAAAACTAATTTCATAGTCAAACTAGTTATCGCGGTCGCCTTTTTTCTTAATGTGCTTGTGTCCTGGAGGCCATCTAATTAAATTTGAGTGTATATGGTTTAGTATGTTTTTGAACTCCAATTTGCGGGTTTTTTCTAGGGATGTAAACGTTTCGAACTTGCGTTGAATCCAATATTTCCCAGATTTGACTTGGTTGGATTTCTTTAATTGGATTCTTCTCAGATTCAAGCTTGGATGTCTGAAGCCCAATTGAGGACCGAAAATGCTTCTAGAAAATAATCTGTTCCTTCTATTTAAAATTCACCTGTGGTTTTATCTAACATGTAGCCCTTTTAGCGAGAAAATTTAGTGTGAAATGCTGTTATCTTGCTAAAAGTTAGTTCTATAAAGGGGTCATTTGacaaatgaaacactttgtaaatgtttaatgaatctatctcaaagattaagtcaaaaattaagtttgaagaATCTGCATCAATTGTTGGGATGGATTTATAAAACATTCACAGTATGTTCCAACTGCAAAATGACCCCAATggaatatttttataaatagaaTGTTTAAGTTctgaaagaataagaaaatcaagctatttttcaacttttcaagTTATCCACCTGCATGACCACGCAAAAAACAAAggttaaacaatttttttttttttaacttgagcATGCTTTTAGCTACTTCACTGAAGTTTTCTTCCTAAAATATTCAACATGTCATGCCGATCTTGGTAATTGCAACTTAATATTTCATGGTAGTTTGTTTACTTATGTGAAGCTTTATTATGGGCTGCCAGGATCCTCCATATGTCAAAAGCTTGAAACAAACACTTCTGAAGCCGTTTTATCCCAATCCTTCATTTCATCCACTGTCATCCTTCATTTCATCCACTGTCTGATTTCTGACGCAAAGGAAAACAAGGCTCCTTATGTCTTCAATATGTAGTTAGTACATACTTCCAAACTCTTTCCTGGAAAGAAGGCGGTTAATGGATACCATCCAATGTGGGCAGGCTTTCCATGGAAAACTAGATAAGTAACTGCGTTGTCCAAGAGGAAGTAAATGGCGCTTCAAAATACTGAAAGGGCTGGTCACAGTCCTTTGACCATTATTAAACCATGTCAAAGTATCTACCTAACCTGACCGTCGCCATAAAATAGGGATACCCCATTGGAGAACAACTTCATCTTCTCATCAATATTAATGTACTTTATTAATGCCTGCTTAATAAATATTTGTCTATCTACAAAGATCTTTCCCTAGAGTTATGCATGAATCCCATTGGGCTGGAATATTTTCACTCTATTCTGTCAACAGCTAATGCTCTGTCAAAAGCTAATAACTCGAGGGCCGTAACGCAATTGAGCAGTAAAGCAGCTTACCAAAAAAATGATCTATGTTTTGAATCCCTGTGCTTGCTACTATTATACTCTGATGCACtattcttttgcactgcaaatGGTGGCAACTGCGGCTTCCAAGTTGAATGGTATAACCATAAGTTTCGTGTAGGTGCATAAGTAGCTCTGGACCCAAGGTGTAAGAGTGAAAATGAGGAGGTTTCGGCCTCTCACTTGAGAGATATGGTTCCCTCATGCTCACCCGAAATGGATTCACAATTTGTGAACTTTTCGACCTACTTGCTCTTTGATTGATAGAGTTTTGTGCGCATCTTATGCTTTTCCAAACCCAAGAAGCTTTATTATTGGATTTACTAGTTCAGACGCAACTCTACCTTAAGTACTTTGCCCACATTAGACCTGACCACTTTTTGTGGGAAAATTATTTACTACATTTGTAAGAAACGCCATAGCAGCTCTCTTGGTTCTAATAGGTTTCTCATTTTAGCACCTCCTTCCACAATGGGTCTGCAAATTTGCTTTACTGCTGGCAAATGAAGCTTCCTGGTCTCTGATATACCCAGCCAGAGGAACTAAGCACTTCCTTTTACTATTTTCTacactattatatatatatatatatataaaataggtGCCGCATTTGTTTCATCTCATTCCCGTTTTTAATATTGTTACCCAGATGGCATTCCTTTAAAGTCCACAGTCAAAAAGCAGGATCCCCCATGAGGGGGTCCGTCTCTTTACCTGCCTTGCTTGAAGAGAAAGTAACATGTCCGTCATAAGCGCGCAGCCAGCGTATGATCCTCTCCCCTTCTCGAGCTCAGAAACCGGTCGCCGGAATCTGTCGAGGTCGC
This window of the Nymphaea colorata isolate Beijing-Zhang1983 chromosome 2, ASM883128v2, whole genome shotgun sequence genome carries:
- the LOC116246679 gene encoding peptidyl-prolyl cis-trans isomerase FKBP15-1-like — its product is MRKGEREMAISSFLPLLTVALVLTAVVAKKSGDVTELQIGVKHKPETCDIQAHKGDKIKVHYRGSLTDGSVFDSSYERGDPIEFELGSGQVIKGWDQGLLGMCVGEKRKLKIPSKLGYGAQGSPPKIPGGATLIFDTELVAVNGKGSSQGTSDNEL